From Paracoccus suum, the proteins below share one genomic window:
- a CDS encoding short-chain fatty acyl-CoA regulator family protein — translation MGATKAFLGGRLRQLREGQGLTQAALAQRLGISPSYLNQLERNQRPLTAQVLARLNATLGTDLQPFSAEGDTRLLAELREAFVGDPSVGAASLADLVTTSPAIAQRIVALHRAAREAEDRATAIAIGHGADLPPPTAYEEVRDFIYDHRNYFPTLDAQAERMSADSPLPEPLSVPGLAARLQSRHGITLRRQKNAPALRQFDRDRRELTLLANLTEGQIAFQLAVQIALIEGAEAIDEVLASARFSGETAAKLARIGLAHYYAGAVLMPYGAFRRMAEEVGYDIDRLGRAFGCGFEATCHRLSTLQRPDARGVPFFFLRVDRAGNISKRQSATDFHFSKIGGSCPLWRVHAAFDHPGEILTQIAEMPDGRRYFWVTRSIISPSRHYGAIRKTFALAIGCDVAHAGRLVYARGLDLNSHDPAVVTPIGPACKTCVRENCPQRAFPMVARPLAVDPDSTRFAPYSATPA, via the coding sequence ATGGGTGCGACAAAGGCTTTCCTTGGCGGCCGCCTGCGCCAGCTGCGCGAGGGCCAAGGGCTGACGCAGGCCGCGCTGGCCCAGCGCCTGGGAATTTCGCCAAGCTATCTCAACCAGCTGGAGCGCAACCAGCGGCCGCTAACCGCGCAGGTCCTGGCACGGCTGAACGCGACGCTGGGGACGGACTTGCAGCCCTTTTCGGCCGAAGGCGACACGCGCCTTTTGGCCGAATTGCGCGAGGCGTTCGTCGGCGATCCCTCGGTAGGTGCCGCCAGCCTCGCCGATCTGGTGACGACCAGCCCCGCCATCGCCCAGCGCATCGTGGCCCTGCATCGCGCCGCGCGCGAGGCCGAGGACCGCGCCACCGCCATCGCCATCGGCCACGGCGCCGATCTGCCCCCGCCCACCGCCTATGAGGAGGTGCGCGATTTCATCTATGACCACCGCAACTATTTCCCGACGCTGGATGCCCAGGCCGAGCGGATGTCAGCGGACAGCCCGCTGCCCGAGCCGCTGTCAGTGCCCGGCCTCGCCGCGCGGCTGCAATCTCGCCACGGCATCACCCTGCGCCGGCAAAAGAATGCCCCTGCCTTGCGCCAGTTCGACCGCGACCGGCGCGAGCTGACCCTGCTGGCGAACCTGACCGAGGGCCAGATCGCCTTTCAACTGGCGGTCCAGATCGCCCTGATCGAGGGTGCCGAGGCGATCGACGAGGTCTTGGCCAGCGCGCGCTTTTCTGGCGAGACGGCGGCCAAGCTGGCGCGGATCGGGCTGGCGCATTACTATGCCGGCGCTGTGCTGATGCCCTATGGCGCTTTTCGGCGCATGGCCGAGGAGGTTGGCTATGACATCGACCGCCTCGGCCGCGCTTTCGGCTGCGGGTTCGAGGCGACCTGCCATCGCCTCTCGACCCTGCAGCGGCCCGACGCGCGGGGCGTTCCGTTCTTTTTCCTGCGTGTCGACCGGGCAGGAAATATCAGCAAGCGCCAGTCGGCGACCGATTTCCATTTCAGCAAGATCGGCGGCAGCTGCCCGCTATGGCGGGTCCACGCCGCGTTCGACCACCCCGGCGAGATCCTGACCCAGATCGCCGAGATGCCGGACGGGCGGCGCTATTTCTGGGTCACGCGCAGCATCATCAGCCCGTCGCGGCACTATGGCGCGATCCGAAAGACCTTTGCGCTGGCGATCGGCTGCGACGTCGCCCATGCGGGGCGGTTGGTCTATGCCCGCGGCCTCGACCTGAACAGCCATGATCCGGCTGTCGTCACCCCCATCGGCCCGGCCTGCAAGACCTGCGTGCGCGAGAACTGCCCGCAACGCGCATTTCCGATGGTCGCCCGGCCCCTGGCGGTGGACCCGGATTCGACCCGGTTTGCGCCCTATTCGGCGACGCCTGCCTGA
- a CDS encoding isocitrate lyase produces MSYSELRAKLDQRYPGGTAPGGIDLDAIAQLKVQNTYDTHLDIARAMAKVMRADMAAYDADTSKFTQSLGCWSGFHAQQMIKSVKRMRGTAKGTYVYLSGWMVAGLRNRWGHLPDQSMHEKTAVADLIQEIYTSLRQADEVALNDLFKTLKTARDAGDKAAEQKAIAALDNFESHVVPIIADIDAGFGNEHATYLLAKELIKAGACCLQIENQVSDAKQCGHQDGKVTVPREDFIEKLRACRLAFEELGVDDGVIVARTDSLGAGLTQKIPVSNGDDLAADYIKWLKTEPITDAAPLREGELAIVKDGALARPVRMPNGLFAFQEGTGRQRVIEDCISSLREGGADLVWIETDTPNVDEIAAMVNEIRQEVPYAKLAYNNSPSFNWTLNLRKQVREQWLAEGKIQAGDYPDGNELMKADYDNTDLGREADDRLRRFQTDISARAGVFHNLITLPTFHLTAKSVDELSRGYFGEDKMLAYVATVQREEIRRGISAVKHQHEVGSDLGDTFKEMVSGERALKAGGHANTMNQFAAE; encoded by the coding sequence ATGTCCTATTCCGAGCTGCGCGCCAAGCTGGACCAACGCTACCCCGGCGGCACCGCCCCCGGCGGAATCGACCTCGACGCGATTGCCCAGCTGAAGGTCCAGAATACCTATGACACCCACCTCGACATCGCCCGGGCGATGGCCAAGGTGATGCGCGCCGATATGGCCGCCTATGACGCCGACACCTCGAAGTTCACCCAGTCTCTAGGCTGCTGGTCGGGCTTTCACGCCCAGCAGATGATCAAGTCGGTCAAGCGCATGCGCGGCACCGCCAAGGGCACCTATGTCTATCTGTCGGGCTGGATGGTCGCCGGCCTGCGCAACCGTTGGGGCCACCTGCCGGACCAGTCGATGCATGAAAAAACTGCCGTCGCCGATCTGATCCAGGAAATCTACACCTCGCTGCGTCAGGCGGACGAGGTCGCGCTGAACGACCTGTTCAAGACCCTGAAAACTGCCCGCGATGCCGGCGACAAGGCGGCCGAGCAAAAGGCCATCGCCGCGCTCGACAATTTCGAATCGCATGTCGTGCCGATCATCGCGGACATCGACGCCGGCTTCGGCAACGAGCATGCGACCTACCTGCTGGCCAAAGAACTGATCAAGGCCGGCGCCTGCTGCCTGCAGATCGAGAACCAGGTCAGCGACGCCAAGCAGTGCGGCCACCAGGATGGCAAGGTCACCGTGCCGCGCGAGGATTTCATCGAAAAGCTGCGCGCCTGCCGCCTCGCCTTTGAAGAGCTTGGCGTCGATGACGGCGTAATCGTGGCGCGCACCGACAGCCTCGGCGCCGGCCTGACCCAGAAGATCCCGGTCAGCAATGGCGACGATCTGGCCGCCGACTACATCAAGTGGCTGAAGACCGAGCCGATCACCGACGCAGCCCCGCTGCGCGAGGGCGAGCTGGCGATCGTCAAGGACGGTGCCCTGGCGCGCCCGGTCCGGATGCCGAACGGCCTGTTTGCCTTCCAGGAAGGCACCGGCCGCCAGCGTGTGATCGAGGACTGCATCTCCAGCCTGCGCGAGGGTGGTGCGGATCTGGTATGGATCGAGACCGATACCCCGAACGTGGACGAGATCGCCGCGATGGTGAACGAGATTCGCCAGGAGGTGCCCTATGCGAAGCTGGCCTATAATAACTCGCCGTCGTTCAACTGGACGCTGAACCTGCGCAAGCAGGTGCGCGAGCAGTGGCTGGCCGAGGGCAAGATCCAGGCCGGCGATTATCCGGACGGCAACGAACTGATGAAGGCCGATTACGACAACACCGATCTGGGCCGCGAGGCCGACGACCGGCTGCGCCGCTTCCAGACCGACATCTCGGCCCGTGCCGGCGTGTTCCACAACCTGATCACGCTGCCGACCTTCCATCTGACCGCCAAATCGGTGGACGAGTTGTCGCGCGGCTACTTTGGCGAGGACAAGATGCTGGCTTACGTGGCCACCGTCCAGCGCGAGGAAATCCGCCGCGGCATCAGCGCGGTGAAGCACCAGCACGAGGTCGGCTCGGACCTTGGCGATACGTTCAAGGAAATGGTCTCGGGCGAGCGCGCGCTGAAGGCGGGCGGCCACGCCAACACCATGAACCAGTTTGCGGCCGAGTGA
- a CDS encoding MmgE/PrpD family protein, with product MLMHKLRTYKSAEKLNREDELAWKFAAMAADDVAIDADVEEMIINRVIDNAAVAAASVARRPVASARAQALAHPFSPGATVFGVSDRVSPEWAAWANGTAVRELDFHDTFLAADYSHPGDNIPPILAVAQHTGLNGRDLIRGIATGYEIQVNLVKGICLHEHKIDHIAHLGVSAAAGIGTALRLPVEVIYQAIQQALHVTTTTRQSRKGAISSWKAYAPAFAGKMAIEAVDRVMRGEGAPSPAWEGEDGFIAWMLSGPAASYEVPVPAPGEAKRAILDTYTKEYSAEYQSQALIDLARRMGPQIGDLSQIDSIVIHTSHHTHYVIGTGANDPQKMDPNASRETLDHSIMYIFAVALEDGGWHHAKSYAPERARRPETVALWHKISTVEEPEWTQRYHDAANKAFGGRVVVTMKDGRVIEDQLALADAHPQGARPFGRAQYKEKFMILSEGVLTAAEQRRFLTAAEGLAGLTDLAALNFTVAADQLGPVGKTGLFDYRKA from the coding sequence ATGCTGATGCATAAACTGCGCACCTACAAATCCGCCGAAAAGCTGAACCGCGAGGATGAGCTGGCGTGGAAATTCGCCGCCATGGCCGCCGATGACGTAGCGATCGACGCCGACGTCGAAGAGATGATCATCAACCGCGTGATCGACAACGCCGCCGTTGCCGCGGCCTCGGTCGCGCGCCGCCCGGTCGCGAGCGCCCGTGCGCAGGCCCTTGCCCACCCGTTTTCGCCCGGCGCGACGGTCTTTGGCGTGTCCGACCGCGTCTCGCCCGAGTGGGCGGCCTGGGCGAACGGCACCGCGGTGCGCGAACTCGACTTTCACGACACGTTCCTGGCGGCTGACTACAGCCATCCCGGCGACAACATCCCGCCGATCCTGGCGGTCGCCCAGCACACCGGGCTGAACGGTCGCGACCTGATCCGCGGCATCGCCACCGGGTACGAGATCCAGGTCAATCTGGTCAAAGGCATCTGCCTTCACGAGCATAAGATAGACCACATCGCCCACCTTGGCGTGTCGGCCGCCGCCGGCATCGGAACTGCCCTGCGTCTGCCGGTCGAGGTCATCTATCAGGCCATCCAACAGGCGCTGCATGTCACCACGACCACGCGCCAGTCGCGCAAGGGCGCGATCTCATCCTGGAAAGCGTACGCCCCGGCCTTTGCCGGCAAGATGGCGATCGAGGCCGTCGACCGCGTGATGCGCGGCGAAGGCGCGCCCTCGCCGGCGTGGGAGGGCGAGGATGGCTTCATCGCTTGGATGCTGTCGGGTCCCGCGGCCAGCTACGAGGTGCCGGTCCCCGCGCCGGGCGAGGCCAAGCGCGCGATCCTCGACACCTACACCAAGGAATATTCCGCTGAATACCAGAGCCAGGCGTTGATCGACCTCGCCCGGCGGATGGGCCCGCAGATCGGCGATCTTTCGCAGATCGACAGCATCGTCATCCACACCAGCCATCACACCCACTACGTGATCGGCACCGGCGCCAACGATCCGCAGAAGATGGACCCGAACGCCAGCCGCGAGACGCTGGACCACTCGATCATGTATATCTTCGCCGTCGCGCTCGAGGATGGCGGCTGGCACCATGCCAAGAGCTATGCCCCCGAGCGGGCGCGGCGGCCGGAAACCGTGGCCCTGTGGCACAAGATCAGCACCGTCGAGGAGCCAGAGTGGACGCAGCGCTATCACGATGCGGCAAACAAGGCGTTCGGCGGCCGCGTGGTGGTCACCATGAAGGACGGCCGGGTGATCGAGGATCAGTTGGCCTTGGCGGATGCCCACCCGCAGGGCGCCCGCCCGTTCGGCCGCGCGCAATACAAGGAAAAGTTCATGATCCTTTCCGAAGGGGTCCTGACCGCCGCCGAGCAGCGGCGGTTCTTGACTGCGGCCGAGGGGCTGGCCGGGCTGACCGACCTCGCCGCGCTGAACT
- a CDS encoding acyl-CoA thioesterase has product MPDSLLVQRPVSATLVEMILPEQTNHYGTLFGGEGLSLLAKTAFVTASRYARADVVMAGAEGVRFIAPVPPGALLEMTGTVTRQGRSSLTVRVEGTAETPQTGARQPVMQADFEMVAVDGSGRPTPI; this is encoded by the coding sequence GTGCCTGACTCCCTCCTCGTCCAGCGACCCGTCTCGGCGACGCTGGTCGAGATGATCCTGCCCGAGCAGACCAACCACTACGGCACGCTGTTCGGGGGCGAGGGCCTGTCGCTACTGGCCAAGACCGCATTCGTGACGGCCAGCCGCTACGCCCGCGCCGATGTCGTCATGGCGGGCGCCGAGGGTGTGCGCTTTATCGCACCGGTCCCGCCTGGCGCCCTGCTGGAAATGACCGGCACTGTCACGCGGCAAGGACGCAGTTCGCTTACCGTGCGCGTCGAAGGCACGGCGGAGACGCCGCAGACCGGCGCCCGCCAGCCCGTCATGCAAGCCGACTTTGAAATGGTTGCCGTGGACGGCAGCGGCCGTCCGACACCGATCTGA
- a CDS encoding aldehyde dehydrogenase family protein: MADTDNPLWFAADEILVGGVWHRPAGEGLAVLDPSTGAQIATISRGGPAEIDAAVAAARAALHGPWGGLTAAERGRLMMALSARVIERADDLARLEALDVGKPLRQARADALALARYFEFYAGACDKLMGETIPYLNGYTVWTLREPHGVTAHIVPWNYPMQILGRSVGAALAMGNACVVKPAEDACLTALALGRLADEVGFPPGAINIVTGLGAEAGAALAGHPGVDHVSFTGSVGVGRAIQTAAAANLVPVTLELGGKSPQLVFADADLDRALPFLVNAGIQNAGQTCSCGARVLVERSRMDEVTARMAAAYEALRVGPALDDLDVGPIISARQKATVEGFLAQGTDLTTAACGQIVDGAPEGGFYVAPTLFTGVGPDHVLAQQEIFGPAQVIIPFDDEAEAIAIANGTQYGLVAGVWTSDLGRGLRLTRAVRAGQVFVNNYGAGGGVELPFGGSGHSGHGREKGFEALYGFSTLKTVAAWHG; the protein is encoded by the coding sequence ATGGCTGACACCGACAATCCCCTCTGGTTCGCGGCGGATGAGATTCTGGTCGGCGGCGTCTGGCATCGTCCGGCGGGGGAAGGACTGGCGGTCCTCGATCCCTCTACCGGGGCGCAGATTGCCACCATCTCGCGCGGCGGGCCGGCAGAAATCGATGCCGCCGTCGCCGCTGCCCGTGCGGCCTTGCACGGGCCCTGGGGCGGGTTGACCGCGGCCGAGCGGGGGCGGCTGATGATGGCGCTGTCCGCCCGCGTGATCGAACGCGCGGACGATCTCGCCCGGCTCGAGGCGCTGGATGTCGGCAAGCCGCTGCGGCAGGCCCGCGCCGATGCCCTCGCCCTCGCGCGGTATTTCGAGTTCTACGCCGGCGCCTGCGACAAGCTGATGGGCGAGACGATTCCATATCTGAACGGCTACACGGTCTGGACCCTGCGCGAGCCGCATGGCGTCACCGCCCATATCGTGCCGTGGAACTACCCGATGCAGATCCTTGGGCGCTCGGTCGGCGCGGCCTTGGCGATGGGCAACGCCTGCGTCGTCAAGCCGGCCGAGGATGCCTGCCTGACGGCCCTCGCGCTGGGCAGGCTCGCGGATGAGGTCGGCTTTCCCCCGGGCGCGATCAACATCGTCACCGGCCTCGGGGCCGAGGCGGGCGCGGCGCTGGCTGGCCATCCCGGGGTCGATCACGTCAGCTTCACCGGCTCGGTCGGGGTCGGGCGGGCCATCCAGACGGCGGCCGCCGCGAACCTCGTCCCGGTGACGCTGGAGCTTGGCGGGAAATCCCCGCAACTGGTGTTCGCCGACGCGGATCTTGACCGGGCGCTGCCGTTTCTGGTCAACGCCGGCATCCAGAACGCCGGCCAGACCTGTTCTTGTGGCGCGCGCGTGCTGGTCGAGCGCAGCCGCATGGACGAGGTGACGGCCCGCATGGCCGCCGCCTACGAGGCCCTGCGGGTCGGCCCGGCGCTGGATGATCTGGACGTCGGCCCCATCATCTCGGCCCGGCAAAAGGCGACGGTCGAGGGCTTTCTGGCGCAGGGCACCGACCTGACCACTGCGGCCTGCGGCCAGATCGTCGATGGCGCGCCGGAGGGGGGGTTCTATGTCGCCCCGACGCTGTTCACCGGGGTCGGCCCGGACCACGTCCTCGCGCAGCAGGAGATCTTTGGCCCGGCGCAGGTCATCATTCCCTTCGACGACGAGGCCGAGGCCATCGCTATCGCCAACGGCACCCAATACGGGCTGGTCGCCGGGGTGTGGACGTCCGATCTGGGACGCGGCCTGCGCCTGACGCGTGCGGTCCGCGCCGGGCAGGTGTTCGTGAACAACTACGGCGCCGGGGGCGGGGTCGAACTGCCGTTCGGCGGCAGCGGCCATTCCGGCCACGGCCGCGAGAAGGGATTCGAGGCGCTCTACGGATTTTCGACCCTCAAGACCGTGGCGGCCTGGCACGGGTGA
- a CDS encoding fumarylacetoacetate hydrolase family protein, whose translation MMSDLLFSAPDWPLLTMRGSERRIPVRRVFCVGRNYAAHAAEMGNEVDREAPFYFTKSALAVLPCGPEGVTMAYPPGTSDLHHEVELAVILGAPAFRVPEAEAMSIVAGYACALDMTRRDLQAKAKDKRRPWSLGKDFEDSAIIGDVTPAADWGAPGRQAIKLSVDGTVRQESQLDLMVWSVAALIADLSGFYHLQPGDVILTGTPEGVGAVEPGARLTGSIEGLAPLDVTIA comes from the coding sequence ATGATGTCAGACCTCCTCTTTTCCGCACCCGACTGGCCGCTGCTGACGATGAGGGGTAGCGAGCGGCGCATCCCGGTGCGGCGGGTGTTCTGCGTCGGCCGCAACTATGCCGCCCATGCGGCCGAGATGGGGAACGAAGTCGACCGCGAGGCGCCGTTCTATTTCACCAAATCTGCGCTTGCCGTGCTGCCCTGCGGCCCCGAGGGCGTCACCATGGCCTATCCGCCGGGAACGTCCGACCTGCACCACGAGGTCGAACTGGCCGTGATCCTCGGCGCGCCGGCCTTTCGCGTCCCCGAGGCCGAGGCGATGTCGATCGTCGCGGGTTATGCCTGCGCGCTCGACATGACGCGCCGCGATCTGCAGGCCAAGGCCAAGGACAAGCGCCGGCCGTGGTCGCTGGGCAAGGATTTCGAGGATTCCGCGATCATCGGCGATGTCACCCCGGCAGCGGACTGGGGTGCGCCTGGCAGGCAGGCGATCAAACTGTCGGTGGACGGGACAGTGCGGCAGGAGTCCCAGCTGGACCTGATGGTCTGGTCGGTCGCGGCGCTGATTGCAGACCTGTCGGGCTTTTACCACCTTCAGCCCGGCGACGTGATCCTTACCGGCACCCCGGAGGGTGTCGGCGCGGTCGAACCCGGTGCGCGGCTGACTGGCAGCATCGAGGGTCTGGCTCCACTCGACGTAACCATCGCCTGA
- a CDS encoding GntR family transcriptional regulator codes for MSSDPVPESPAGWQSVRDAVMARIRARTYAPGALIPNEADLAVEFGVARATVNRALRALADEGFLERRRKAGTRVASAPVRKAVLPIPLTRAEVEATGAVYSFELLLRETAVPPPDVAEALGTGPRALLHLVTLHRGGAQPAVLEDRWVDLVTAPGLAEIDLTAVNPNEWLVHNLPYTHGTMAFSAQAAGARAQALDCAPGDSIMVLTRATWLEDAPITHVRQCFPPGRNLTLQL; via the coding sequence ATGTCCTCTGACCCGGTCCCGGAAAGCCCCGCCGGCTGGCAGTCGGTGCGCGACGCGGTCATGGCCCGCATCCGTGCACGCACCTACGCGCCCGGCGCGCTAATCCCCAACGAGGCCGACCTCGCCGTCGAATTCGGCGTTGCCCGCGCCACCGTCAATCGCGCCCTGCGCGCCCTCGCGGACGAGGGCTTCCTGGAACGGCGGCGCAAGGCCGGCACCCGGGTCGCCTCCGCCCCTGTCCGCAAGGCCGTCCTGCCGATCCCGTTGACCCGGGCCGAGGTCGAGGCGACGGGCGCCGTCTACAGCTTTGAACTGCTGCTGCGCGAGACCGCCGTGCCACCCCCCGACGTTGCCGAGGCGCTCGGCACCGGCCCCCGCGCGCTGCTGCATCTGGTGACCCTGCATCGCGGCGGCGCGCAGCCCGCCGTGCTGGAAGACCGTTGGGTCGACCTCGTCACTGCGCCGGGCCTTGCCGAGATCGATCTGACTGCGGTCAATCCCAACGAATGGCTGGTCCATAACCTTCCCTATACCCATGGAACCATGGCCTTTTCGGCTCAGGCAGCTGGGGCGCGGGCGCAGGCCCTGGATTGCGCACCGGGCGACAGCATCATGGTGCTGACCCGCGCCACCTGGCTGGAAGACGCGCCGATCACCCATGTACGCCAGTGCTTTCCCCCCGGTCGCAACCTGACCTTGCAGCTTTGA